One genomic window of Roseateles sp. DAIF2 includes the following:
- a CDS encoding polysaccharide deacetylase family protein: MMMVVRRELGMRGVQRLRAGRWLGMVVGLAGCLLATGVGAAAPGAGQVLPLDTTGVDSGQPLRVEWAKWWGPAAERWQLLRNGAIACEGRLDSASWTAWRQAQQGSCTTPLGGGENRLQVRLCQGSECSNGPVSRVNLPVVAVQAAAAGWQAAQAYAKGSRVQWDGRIYEARYWSRGAQPGQDREAWALLANARTQGAQLGVSTWKAGAQAAYSILFDDYCGWTNDEGQVLGEQELARRGLVASFGVISGSCGDPAWSPHWPRLKGFVSRGHEVFNHSWDHGHPLDADWASRKWGGNELEIRQSTQKVAEMLEGYQMQFFSFPFDAATDEQLAFLKSMPQYLGTRTPNYWQASGVNAANFGDPFRLRFLVYVNADQGADNPGSLPNYLRDTLAQGGWGLRVFHSVNDAYYESVPLAAYQAHLDAVQQAAQSGRLWVAGVSEVLRYRVAREACAPSVERVATGLLLSFNNSGETCQRYATPLSLRVDAVAGGSLQAWQAGAVLPVSVRSDGSQWVLAHPLQGPVLLR, translated from the coding sequence ATGATGATGGTGGTGCGTCGAGAGCTTGGGATGCGGGGCGTGCAGCGCCTGCGCGCGGGGCGTTGGCTGGGGATGGTGGTGGGCCTGGCCGGCTGCTTGCTGGCCACGGGCGTGGGGGCCGCCGCGCCGGGGGCAGGGCAGGTCCTGCCCCTGGATACCACGGGGGTCGACAGCGGGCAGCCCCTGCGCGTGGAGTGGGCCAAATGGTGGGGGCCGGCGGCGGAGCGCTGGCAGCTGCTGCGCAATGGCGCCATCGCCTGCGAAGGGCGGCTGGACAGCGCCAGCTGGACCGCATGGCGCCAGGCCCAGCAAGGCAGCTGCACCACGCCGCTGGGTGGAGGCGAAAACCGCCTGCAAGTGCGGCTGTGCCAGGGGAGCGAGTGCAGCAACGGTCCGGTGAGCCGGGTGAACCTGCCGGTGGTGGCCGTGCAGGCGGCCGCGGCCGGCTGGCAGGCGGCCCAGGCCTATGCCAAGGGCAGCCGCGTGCAATGGGACGGCCGCATCTACGAGGCGCGCTACTGGTCCCGGGGCGCGCAGCCGGGGCAGGACCGCGAGGCCTGGGCTTTGCTGGCCAACGCCCGCACCCAGGGCGCCCAGCTGGGTGTCAGCACCTGGAAGGCGGGGGCGCAGGCGGCCTACAGCATCCTCTTCGACGACTACTGCGGCTGGACCAATGACGAGGGCCAGGTGCTGGGCGAGCAGGAGCTGGCGCGGCGTGGCCTCGTGGCCTCCTTCGGCGTGATATCTGGCAGCTGCGGGGATCCGGCCTGGTCACCCCATTGGCCGCGCTTGAAGGGCTTTGTGTCGCGCGGGCATGAGGTCTTCAATCACTCCTGGGACCATGGCCATCCGCTGGACGCGGACTGGGCCTCGCGCAAATGGGGCGGCAACGAGCTGGAGATCCGCCAGTCCACGCAGAAAGTGGCCGAGATGCTGGAGGGCTACCAGATGCAGTTCTTCAGCTTCCCCTTCGACGCGGCCACCGATGAGCAACTGGCCTTCCTGAAGTCCATGCCGCAATACCTGGGCACGCGCACGCCCAACTACTGGCAGGCCAGCGGGGTGAATGCCGCCAACTTCGGCGACCCCTTCCGCCTGCGCTTCCTGGTCTATGTCAATGCCGACCAGGGGGCGGACAACCCGGGCTCCCTGCCCAACTACCTGCGCGACACCCTGGCCCAGGGCGGCTGGGGCCTGCGCGTCTTTCATTCGGTGAATGACGCCTACTACGAGTCCGTGCCCCTGGCGGCCTACCAGGCCCACCTGGATGCCGTGCAGCAAGCCGCGCAAAGCGGCCGCCTGTGGGTGGCCGGGGTGTCCGAGGTGTTGCGCTACCGCGTGGCGCGCGAAGCCTGCGCGCCCTCGGTGGAGCGGGTGGCCACGGGGCTCCTGCTCAGCTTCAACAACAGCGGTGAGACCTGCCAGCGCTATGCCACGCCCTTGAGCCTGCGGGTGGATGCTGTCGCGGGCGGCTCCCTGCAGGCCTGGCAGGCCGGGGCGGTGCTGCCGGTCAGCGTGCGGAGCGATGGCAGCCAGTGGGTGCTGGCGCATCCGCTGCAGGGGCCGGTGCTGTTGCGATAA
- a CDS encoding SDR family NAD(P)-dependent oxidoreductase, which produces MNTNILQNKVVVVTGASSGIGRAIAINAAKHGARAVVVSDISPDPREGGSPTTDEIKLLGVATTFVKADVSKKEEVDALVEAAAEFGGVDVMVANAGISLKADGPDVSADDFRKLLAVNLDGTLFSAQAAARQMKANGKKGSIVLMASMGGLSGAGITVAYSTSKGGVVLMAKSLADALGPDGIRVNAVAPGTIDTHLLRTAPGIAEAAEGFRQRTPLRRLGQPSEIGDAVAFLGSDLSSYVTGTALLVDGGLLAVI; this is translated from the coding sequence ATGAACACCAACATTCTGCAAAACAAGGTCGTTGTCGTCACCGGTGCCTCCAGCGGCATTGGCCGGGCCATCGCCATCAATGCGGCCAAGCACGGCGCCCGAGCCGTCGTCGTCTCCGACATCAGCCCCGACCCTCGCGAAGGAGGCTCGCCCACCACTGATGAAATCAAGCTGCTTGGCGTCGCGACGACTTTCGTCAAGGCCGACGTGAGCAAGAAGGAAGAGGTCGACGCGCTCGTCGAGGCGGCTGCTGAGTTCGGCGGTGTTGACGTGATGGTGGCCAACGCCGGCATCAGCCTGAAGGCCGACGGTCCGGACGTGTCTGCTGACGACTTCCGCAAGCTGCTCGCCGTGAACCTGGACGGTACGCTCTTCAGTGCTCAGGCCGCTGCTCGTCAGATGAAGGCCAACGGCAAGAAGGGCAGCATCGTGCTGATGGCCAGCATGGGCGGTCTGTCTGGTGCGGGCATCACGGTGGCGTACTCAACCAGCAAGGGCGGTGTCGTGCTGATGGCCAAGTCTCTTGCCGACGCACTGGGGCCGGACGGAATCCGCGTGAACGCGGTGGCTCCGGGAACCATCGACACGCACCTGCTGCGCACCGCGCCCGGCATTGCCGAGGCGGCCGAAGGCTTCCGCCAGCGAACGCCGCTGCGCCGCCTTGGCCAGCCCTCCGAAATCGGCGATGCCGTCGCATTCCTGGGCTCGGACCTGTCGAGCTACGTCACTGGCACCGCACTGCTGGTCGACGGAGGCCTGCTCGCCGTCATCTGA
- the dgcA gene encoding N-acetyl-D-Glu racemase DgcA, protein MLLDCSITTEDWPLQEPFEISNAVMTAIDVLLVELRDADGHVGRGEAAGVSYDGETPASMAAQVHGLRPRLHADLSFDELMQWLPAGGARNALDCALWDLRSKQAGRRAWQLAGREQQVLPVETAYTIGLGQEADVRRKIRAARHMPLLKLKADKTRHLDMVRFAREEHPAARLMIDANQAWDRRLLEKILPELQAHGVELIEQPVPRGDDAQLDGLASPIPLAADESCNDRGSLHALKGLYQYINIKLDKSGGLSEGLALARTAHQMGFGLMVGNMGGTALAMAPAFIVAQECRFVDLDGPLLLARDREPAMRYEAAQLSPPDAALWG, encoded by the coding sequence ATGCTGCTTGACTGCTCAATCACCACCGAAGACTGGCCACTGCAAGAGCCCTTCGAGATTTCCAATGCCGTGATGACCGCGATCGACGTGCTCCTGGTCGAGCTGCGCGATGCCGATGGCCATGTCGGCCGCGGCGAGGCGGCCGGCGTTTCCTACGACGGGGAGACCCCGGCGTCGATGGCGGCCCAGGTCCACGGGCTGCGCCCGCGTCTGCATGCCGACCTGTCCTTCGACGAGCTGATGCAATGGCTGCCGGCCGGCGGCGCGCGCAACGCGCTGGACTGCGCGCTATGGGATCTGCGATCCAAGCAGGCCGGCCGGCGCGCATGGCAACTGGCCGGGCGCGAACAACAGGTGCTGCCGGTCGAGACCGCCTACACGATCGGCCTGGGCCAGGAGGCGGATGTACGCCGCAAGATCCGTGCGGCCCGCCACATGCCCTTGCTCAAGCTGAAGGCGGACAAGACCCGCCATCTCGACATGGTCCGCTTCGCGCGCGAGGAGCATCCCGCAGCGCGCCTGATGATCGATGCCAACCAGGCCTGGGATCGCCGGCTGCTGGAAAAGATCCTGCCGGAGCTGCAAGCTCATGGCGTGGAGCTGATCGAACAGCCGGTGCCGCGCGGCGACGATGCGCAGCTCGATGGCCTGGCCTCGCCCATCCCCCTGGCCGCCGATGAGTCCTGCAATGACCGCGGATCGCTGCATGCGTTGAAGGGCCTCTACCAGTACATCAACATCAAGCTCGACAAGAGCGGAGGCCTGAGCGAAGGCCTGGCCCTGGCCCGGACCGCCCATCAAATGGGATTCGGGCTGATGGTGGGCAATATGGGAGGGACGGCGCTGGCGATGGCACCTGCTTTTATCGTTGCCCAGGAATGCCGTTTTGTCGATCTCGATGGGCCGCTGCTGCTCGCACGCGACCGTGAGCCCGCCATGCGCTACGAGGCGGCGCAGCTCAGCCCGCCGGACGCTGCCTTGTGGGGCTAG
- a CDS encoding GreA/GreB family elongation factor produces the protein MDKFLLQQQVLERLAEDLLQAEQAARAAHETATHEENIAENKYDTLGLEAAYLATGHARRADAVRQAIANWRQFRPRPYDASKGIELGALVCLVDSDGAQQQLFLGPGGGSMKLLSGAQQLVQVISSEAPLGRAMLGKCEGDELSLQIAAIRQQFEVLWVQ, from the coding sequence ATCGATAAATTCTTGCTGCAGCAGCAGGTGCTGGAACGGCTCGCAGAAGACCTGCTGCAGGCCGAACAGGCCGCGCGGGCGGCCCACGAAACGGCGACTCACGAAGAGAACATTGCCGAAAACAAGTACGACACATTGGGTCTCGAAGCCGCCTACCTGGCCACCGGCCACGCTCGGCGCGCCGACGCCGTCCGCCAGGCGATAGCCAACTGGCGCCAGTTCCGCCCACGCCCCTACGACGCGAGCAAAGGGATAGAGCTTGGCGCGCTGGTCTGCCTGGTCGATTCCGACGGCGCGCAACAGCAGCTCTTCCTCGGCCCGGGTGGCGGCAGCATGAAGTTGCTCAGCGGCGCACAGCAGCTCGTGCAGGTCATCAGTAGCGAGGCCCCGTTGGGCAGGGCCATGCTGGGTAAATGCGAGGGCGATGAGCTGTCGCTGCAGATCGCTGCAATCCGACAGCAGTTCGAGGTGTTGTGGGTTCAATGA
- a CDS encoding SDR family NAD(P)-dependent oxidoreductase encodes MALKDFENKVTLVTGAGSGIGREAARAFASRGAIVVAADLNEGGLAATRDLISELGGRVLTAPVDVSNEAQVRELIARIDKELGRLDVAFNNAGITGQAHRIEDYPTEDFDRVIAVNLKSVFLGMKHQIPLLRRTGGGAIVNTASVVALTGPGGMSAYAASKHGVHGLTRVAAMENAAHGLRINALAPGWTETPMVKEASAQNPGFAELATSAIPAKRGARPSEIAAAAVWLASEASSYVMGQMLVVDGGMTIGGFEI; translated from the coding sequence ATGGCACTCAAGGACTTTGAGAACAAGGTGACGCTGGTCACCGGCGCAGGTTCCGGGATTGGTCGCGAGGCCGCTCGAGCCTTCGCAAGCCGCGGCGCAATCGTCGTTGCGGCTGACCTGAACGAGGGCGGCCTGGCCGCCACCCGGGACCTGATTTCCGAGCTCGGCGGCCGCGTGTTGACCGCGCCGGTCGACGTCTCGAACGAGGCGCAGGTTCGCGAGCTCATTGCTCGTATCGACAAGGAACTGGGCCGACTGGATGTGGCGTTCAACAACGCCGGCATCACCGGTCAGGCTCACCGCATCGAGGACTACCCCACGGAAGACTTTGACCGAGTCATTGCGGTCAACCTCAAGAGTGTCTTCCTGGGAATGAAGCACCAGATTCCGCTGCTGCGGCGCACCGGCGGGGGGGCCATCGTCAACACCGCCTCGGTGGTGGCACTGACCGGCCCGGGCGGGATGAGCGCCTACGCGGCGTCCAAGCATGGCGTGCACGGCCTGACGCGCGTCGCCGCCATGGAGAACGCGGCTCACGGCTTGCGCATCAATGCACTGGCGCCTGGCTGGACCGAAACGCCCATGGTCAAGGAGGCCAGCGCACAAAACCCTGGCTTCGCAGAACTCGCCACCTCGGCCATCCCGGCCAAGCGCGGCGCCCGTCCCTCCGAGATTGCTGCTGCTGCTGTGTGGCTCGCCTCTGAGGCTTCCTCCTACGTCATGGGTCAGATGCTCGTCGTTGACGGCGGCATGACCATCGGCGGCTTTGAAATCTGA
- a CDS encoding ester cyclase, protein MTDITNISEAAKAVIRRNTAEVQGGGNWALFDELFSDDFLDHTPQPNCTPDKAGALGLYKKLREAFPDFHAVIHWQRADGDVVTTYKTYHGTHKGDFLGIPASGKPIQFETVDAMRVQGGKITEHWGVANLYSVLKQLNALPQ, encoded by the coding sequence ATGACTGACATCACCAACATCAGCGAGGCCGCCAAGGCCGTCATCCGTCGCAACACCGCCGAAGTGCAAGGCGGCGGCAACTGGGCTCTGTTCGACGAGCTCTTCTCCGACGACTTTCTGGACCACACGCCGCAGCCCAACTGCACGCCCGACAAAGCGGGCGCCCTGGGCCTCTACAAGAAGCTGCGCGAGGCCTTCCCGGACTTTCACGCTGTCATCCACTGGCAGCGCGCCGATGGAGACGTCGTGACGACCTACAAGACCTATCACGGCACCCACAAGGGCGACTTCCTGGGCATCCCCGCCAGCGGCAAGCCGATTCAGTTCGAGACGGTCGACGCCATGCGCGTGCAGGGCGGAAAGATTACTGAGCACTGGGGCGTTGCCAACCTGTACTCGGTCTTGAAGCAACTCAACGCGCTGCCGCAATAA
- a CDS encoding quinone oxidoreductase has product MNTTIRFHSYGGPEVLEVQDNSDIGLPGAGQVRLRHLAIGVNFIDTMFRQGVFPVPVPSIPGVEGVGVIEAVGKGVSNFQVGQRAAYYLAPGSYTQTRHVDASALVAVPEDLSAEQIAAVLTKGLTAWAGLNGYHQLQAGQTVLVQGASSGVGSLLARWAKARGATVIGTAGSDAKRAALAGAIDHVLPSDAADLGAQLRKLVPGGVDVVYELVGKATFDASLAAVKDGGTIVSIGAASGAPNVDKDVVAERGLKMVGGPMATYLAGHVQQATNDVFAALKAGVLGEVAITKYPLRDANKAHQDIASRAKTGSLVLMP; this is encoded by the coding sequence GTGAACACCACCATTCGTTTCCACTCCTATGGCGGCCCCGAAGTGCTCGAGGTCCAGGACAACTCCGATATCGGCCTGCCGGGCGCGGGTCAGGTCCGCCTGCGCCACTTGGCCATCGGCGTGAACTTCATCGACACGATGTTCCGTCAGGGCGTCTTCCCTGTGCCCGTGCCCTCCATTCCCGGCGTCGAAGGCGTTGGCGTTATTGAGGCGGTCGGCAAGGGCGTGAGCAACTTCCAGGTCGGCCAGCGAGCGGCGTACTACCTGGCGCCTGGCAGCTACACCCAGACTCGGCATGTGGACGCATCGGCGCTGGTCGCCGTACCCGAAGACCTCAGCGCCGAGCAAATCGCCGCGGTCCTTACCAAGGGGCTGACGGCATGGGCGGGCCTCAACGGCTATCACCAGCTCCAGGCTGGCCAGACGGTTCTGGTGCAAGGCGCCTCAAGTGGGGTTGGCAGCCTGCTGGCACGCTGGGCCAAGGCGCGAGGTGCCACGGTTATTGGTACCGCGGGCAGCGACGCGAAGCGCGCTGCGCTCGCGGGTGCCATCGACCATGTGCTGCCGTCTGATGCAGCTGACCTGGGCGCACAGCTTCGCAAGCTGGTGCCTGGCGGCGTCGACGTGGTCTACGAGCTCGTGGGCAAAGCGACGTTCGATGCCAGCTTGGCGGCTGTGAAGGACGGTGGAACCATCGTCTCCATTGGTGCCGCCTCCGGTGCGCCGAATGTTGACAAGGACGTGGTGGCCGAGCGCGGGCTCAAGATGGTCGGCGGCCCGATGGCCACCTACCTGGCAGGCCATGTCCAGCAGGCGACCAATGACGTCTTTGCTGCCTTGAAGGCTGGCGTTCTTGGGGAGGTCGCCATCACGAAGTACCCGCTGCGCGATGCCAACAAAGCCCACCAAGACATCGCCTCGCGTGCCAAGACCGGCTCGCTGGTCCTGATGCCGTAA